A portion of the Edaphobacter lichenicola genome contains these proteins:
- a CDS encoding tetratricopeptide repeat protein, giving the protein MADIAPRRFCLSTHLLVVGPTFLGMLVVFCILAAPRNKVFGYAQAGDPKAVLWPLSIDYPLDGSIFPPGITPPTFIWRDAAAKSWQMKFVFADNSSVQVEITGQRMQIGQIDPECVSSTNELPKLTPKQAASWTWSPDVTTWATIQERSTIQPAVLTVTGYNSAHQVSSQSRITLSTSIDPVGAPIFYRDVPLMPSQGANGTVQPLSPTAIHLINWRLRDVRQSESHTVLKDMPTCANCHSFSRDGKTMGIDVDGPANDKGLYAVVPVERHISIQNKDVLQWNTNGEAGKLRVGFMSQVSPDGRYVLSTFAGSALDISNTYYVTNFTDYRFLQVFYPTRGILEWYDRSSGKRQPLHGADDPRYVQTDGVWSPDGKYIVFARAEAKDPYPEGQPKALHANDQNETQIQYDLYRVPFNDGRGGIAEPIAGASHNGMSNNFPKVAPDGRWIVFVQCHNGQLMRPDSQLYIVPSGGGESRRLTANTALMNSWHSFSPNGRWLVFSSKARSFYTQMYLTHIDEGGNSSPAILIDNATAANRAVNLPEFVNADGDGIEEIQVPAVNQYKMIDEAMQLEEKKKPDQALEIWKKAVALDPGNEKAQNGLAVSLYLHGDVEGSFQHLRAALLINPLSVQDHFVLGKFSLDQGHPEQALPELEAAIAIRPHFESGEEALARAYETLGKSSAALSHWRKALLIDPNSVSAMIGTAWLLATSPDASLRNGAEAARLAESAENAQPDNAEVLDTLAVSYAEQRLFSRAFSIERQALELAIAQTNKPLSAAIRAHLALFAKQKPFHEDRASATADKTKSGSPPSM; this is encoded by the coding sequence ATGGCCGATATAGCGCCAAGACGATTTTGCTTGTCCACCCACCTACTTGTTGTAGGCCCAACTTTTCTAGGCATGCTTGTCGTCTTCTGCATTCTTGCAGCGCCCCGCAACAAAGTCTTTGGCTACGCACAGGCGGGCGACCCCAAAGCAGTCCTTTGGCCATTGTCTATTGACTACCCTCTCGATGGTTCCATCTTCCCTCCTGGCATTACGCCTCCCACGTTTATCTGGCGCGATGCCGCAGCCAAGTCCTGGCAAATGAAGTTTGTATTCGCAGACAACTCTTCGGTTCAAGTCGAGATCACAGGACAGCGAATGCAGATCGGGCAGATCGACCCGGAATGCGTAAGCAGTACCAATGAGTTGCCTAAGTTGACGCCAAAGCAAGCTGCTTCCTGGACATGGTCTCCCGACGTAACTACTTGGGCAACGATTCAAGAGCGCTCTACCATCCAACCCGCCGTACTGACCGTGACTGGCTATAACTCTGCGCACCAAGTCTCTTCGCAGTCGCGCATCACCCTTTCTACTTCGATTGATCCGGTAGGTGCACCCATATTCTATCGAGATGTACCGCTGATGCCGAGCCAAGGTGCAAATGGTACTGTGCAGCCGCTGTCCCCCACAGCAATTCATCTAATAAATTGGCGTCTCAGGGATGTCCGTCAGTCCGAGAGCCACACAGTGTTGAAGGACATGCCCACATGCGCTAACTGCCATTCATTTTCGCGCGATGGCAAGACCATGGGAATCGATGTGGATGGACCGGCGAATGACAAGGGTCTCTACGCAGTCGTCCCGGTCGAACGTCACATTTCCATTCAGAACAAAGATGTTTTGCAGTGGAATACTAACGGCGAGGCTGGGAAACTGCGGGTGGGGTTCATGTCGCAAGTCTCTCCGGATGGGCGTTACGTCTTGAGCACCTTTGCTGGATCCGCGCTCGATATCTCGAATACCTACTACGTCACAAACTTTACGGACTATCGTTTCCTACAGGTCTTCTACCCGACGAGGGGCATCCTTGAGTGGTATGACCGTTCCTCTGGCAAGCGTCAGCCCCTTCACGGTGCGGACGATCCGCGCTATGTGCAAACGGATGGAGTCTGGAGTCCTGACGGCAAATACATCGTCTTCGCCCGAGCCGAGGCAAAGGATCCGTACCCCGAAGGTCAGCCGAAGGCGCTGCATGCCAATGACCAGAACGAAACCCAGATTCAGTACGACCTTTACAGGGTGCCATTCAATGATGGCCGCGGCGGGATAGCGGAGCCCATCGCCGGTGCTTCTCACAACGGAATGAGCAACAACTTCCCCAAGGTTGCTCCGGATGGGCGGTGGATCGTATTTGTGCAGTGCCACAATGGTCAATTGATGCGTCCGGATAGCCAACTCTATATAGTCCCTTCCGGAGGGGGTGAGTCGCGACGTTTAACTGCCAATACAGCCCTAATGAATTCTTGGCACAGTTTTTCACCGAACGGCCGGTGGCTAGTTTTTTCATCCAAAGCCCGGTCATTCTATACGCAAATGTATTTAACTCACATCGACGAAGGGGGAAACTCTAGCCCCGCGATTCTGATCGACAACGCGACCGCTGCTAACCGGGCCGTGAATTTGCCTGAATTCGTCAATGCCGACGGAGATGGGATCGAAGAAATCCAAGTTCCAGCCGTAAATCAGTACAAGATGATCGACGAGGCCATGCAATTGGAAGAGAAGAAGAAGCCTGACCAAGCGCTCGAGATCTGGAAGAAGGCAGTGGCCCTTGATCCGGGGAACGAAAAGGCCCAGAACGGGCTGGCCGTGTCACTCTACCTTCATGGGGATGTCGAGGGATCATTCCAGCACCTGCGCGCAGCTCTCCTTATCAACCCTCTTTCGGTGCAGGACCACTTCGTCCTCGGAAAATTCAGCCTGGACCAGGGCCACCCGGAGCAGGCGCTCCCGGAGCTTGAAGCAGCTATCGCCATCAGGCCACACTTTGAGTCGGGTGAAGAAGCTCTAGCCAGAGCTTATGAGACGTTGGGCAAAAGCTCTGCAGCTCTCTCGCATTGGCGAAAGGCGCTGCTCATTGATCCCAACAGCGTTAGTGCAATGATCGGTACCGCGTGGCTGCTTGCTACCTCACCTGACGCCTCACTGCGCAACGGTGCTGAAGCGGCACGGCTGGCGGAGAGCGCTGAGAATGCTCAACCGGACAATGCTGAAGTCTTGGATACACTGGCGGTGTCCTACGCCGAACAACGCTTATTCTCTCGTGCCTTTTCCATCGAAAGGCAAGCACTGGAATTGGCGATCGCGCAAACAAACAAACCCCTGTCAGCGGCCATCCGTGCTCACTTGGCGCTGTTTGCAAAGCAGAAGCCGTTCCACGAAGACCGAGCGTCTGCCACGGCAGATAAAACAAAATCAGGGAGCCCACCCTCAATGTGA
- a CDS encoding TonB-dependent receptor, producing the protein MSSTGASKLCLCLLVIALVLLSSASSIFAQGTTGSLTGLVSDPAGAAVPGVSVTLTNIDTNFPQTVATGSNGVYLFNLVPPGNYSLSIAAQGFGRYLQNGIVIQANANATQNVQLKVGSATERITVTSDTELINTTTSELGMTINQDSVSELPLNGRDPSALALLAPGMIDANKAGVYSSQNGMSFPNETAASSNGGRVGSTYYMLDGVSNMDNYLGGNSPTPNPDATQEFRLISNNFSAVYGFSTGGVVSMATRSGTNAWHGGLFEFLRNQDFNAANWSNHQLDPLKRSQFGGYVGGPVLKNKLFFFFNYQGTRANFGAGASNNQTTTPTVQMLNGDFSGLVDYAEASNSSCGSAYSGPRTLSCGWLNGPFQFANGKPNQLIGSLDPVAVQITNDGLPGHTSPATGTAAPSGPGQNLAGQMFYSSAGIKNNLDEYTGRVDYDLSKSQRLTVRSYIDKFIQPSGDVPGNVLSVLNLNNWTETFGEQMWYFNEIAQHTWTVNQSTVNTATVLWTQQSAHNGAAVVDHSGKNMCWSRYITLNEPACYMEGATFGGASGGWTTPASEVRSTEGISDTLIKTIGRHNVSVGIELKRQRAVENASLYPGDAIIGFGGGYTGNGTADWLLGYMSSFEQGAGELADIKEWQIEPYVNDEFRVTAGLTLTLGLRWAPDIAPVSVGGRGAAFVAGQQSTRFPNSPLGLIFPGDPGVNDALRPSDYNFFEPRLGVAFQPKSMPHTVFHAAFGMFSAPVNYSIYNHAVDIAPFAPAFAPAAPSNVPICSAGGVTSACVPNTGQSITGYMNFHNPWATPSFGSNGVQPFPPFASIGFVPPIDSPVPGPVYLQASFARNFKASMTQSWNASVEQQLSGAMSMRIAYVGSESYHQDYVVDRNFAGYSYCTSYTSPGCPSPALAPKPVAPYSNFTGILEYDSGATANYHSLQISFDRRMSHGLQAQSSFTWQKTIDVASGANLAVVQAGIDNPANLNWSRGISSASIPFSWVTNFIYRSPDLQGHNLVMREALGSWELSPIATWQSGTPFSIGSGSSQAAYGEPGYGGGCLQFCSGDRADRVPGVPLQVRQGGRAKYLKQYFNPAAFTTRHDGTFGDSARNLMYSPPGFNVDASLMKNWAIGERYRLQLRFELFNAFNHPIMGGPDTTPTDSTFGQVNNGQGSVTNVSRVGQVALKFTF; encoded by the coding sequence ATGAGTTCAACCGGAGCATCAAAATTGTGTCTTTGCCTCCTGGTGATCGCGCTTGTACTTCTCAGTTCAGCATCGTCTATTTTTGCTCAAGGGACAACCGGAAGCTTGACCGGGCTGGTGTCTGATCCTGCAGGAGCGGCCGTTCCCGGTGTATCCGTAACGCTCACCAACATCGACACCAACTTCCCGCAGACGGTGGCTACGGGCAGCAACGGCGTCTACCTCTTCAATCTGGTGCCCCCAGGGAATTATTCGCTGAGCATTGCGGCCCAGGGGTTCGGGCGGTATCTGCAGAACGGCATCGTCATCCAGGCCAACGCCAACGCGACACAAAACGTCCAGTTGAAGGTGGGGAGTGCCACGGAAAGGATAACCGTGACCTCCGATACCGAATTGATCAATACCACGACGTCGGAACTGGGTATGACCATCAACCAAGACTCGGTGAGTGAATTGCCTCTGAACGGACGCGATCCCTCCGCTCTGGCGCTGCTGGCGCCGGGTATGATCGATGCCAACAAGGCTGGCGTTTATTCAAGCCAGAATGGGATGTCGTTTCCCAATGAAACTGCTGCGTCTTCCAACGGCGGCCGCGTTGGTAGCACGTACTACATGCTTGACGGCGTATCTAACATGGACAACTATCTGGGCGGCAACTCGCCCACGCCTAATCCAGACGCCACGCAGGAATTCCGCCTGATCTCCAACAACTTCAGCGCTGTTTACGGCTTCTCGACCGGTGGCGTTGTTTCGATGGCCACCAGGAGCGGCACGAATGCATGGCACGGCGGCCTCTTCGAGTTTCTGCGTAACCAGGACTTCAACGCGGCAAACTGGAGCAATCACCAGCTCGATCCGCTCAAGCGCAGCCAGTTCGGCGGGTATGTCGGCGGACCCGTACTCAAGAATAAGCTATTTTTCTTCTTCAATTACCAGGGAACCCGGGCCAATTTCGGCGCTGGCGCGTCAAACAACCAAACTACAACCCCCACGGTGCAGATGCTGAACGGGGACTTTAGCGGATTGGTCGATTACGCTGAGGCAAGCAATAGTAGCTGCGGTTCGGCTTACTCGGGGCCGCGGACTCTTTCCTGCGGCTGGTTGAACGGTCCGTTCCAGTTCGCCAATGGGAAGCCTAACCAACTCATAGGGTCGCTTGATCCGGTAGCCGTGCAAATTACCAACGATGGTCTGCCGGGTCACACGAGCCCCGCTACAGGGACGGCCGCGCCTTCGGGTCCGGGCCAGAACCTGGCCGGGCAGATGTTTTACTCATCGGCCGGCATAAAGAACAACTTAGACGAGTACACGGGCAGGGTTGACTACGATCTCTCGAAAAGCCAGCGCCTCACCGTGCGATCGTATATCGATAAGTTCATTCAACCCTCAGGTGACGTACCAGGCAATGTTCTCTCAGTGCTGAACTTGAATAACTGGACCGAGACCTTCGGCGAACAAATGTGGTACTTCAACGAAATTGCGCAGCACACCTGGACGGTGAACCAGTCTACAGTCAACACGGCCACGGTTCTGTGGACCCAGCAGAGCGCGCACAATGGCGCGGCCGTAGTTGACCACAGCGGCAAGAATATGTGCTGGTCGCGTTACATTACCCTGAACGAGCCGGCCTGCTATATGGAGGGCGCAACTTTTGGGGGCGCCAGCGGCGGATGGACTACACCCGCGAGTGAGGTCCGTTCCACGGAGGGCATCTCCGACACCCTGATTAAGACCATTGGCCGTCATAACGTATCGGTGGGTATCGAGCTAAAACGCCAGAGGGCAGTCGAAAACGCAAGCCTCTATCCGGGCGACGCCATCATCGGTTTCGGTGGCGGCTATACTGGCAACGGCACTGCCGACTGGCTCTTGGGTTACATGAGCAGCTTTGAACAGGGTGCGGGCGAACTGGCCGACATCAAGGAATGGCAGATCGAGCCGTATGTCAACGACGAGTTCCGTGTCACAGCTGGTCTTACGCTTACGCTCGGCCTGCGTTGGGCCCCCGATATCGCGCCGGTTTCTGTCGGCGGCCGCGGGGCGGCTTTTGTCGCCGGCCAGCAAAGCACCCGTTTTCCCAACTCCCCCCTGGGGCTGATTTTCCCGGGCGACCCCGGCGTGAACGACGCGCTTCGCCCCAGCGACTATAACTTCTTCGAGCCCCGCCTCGGCGTGGCTTTCCAACCAAAGAGTATGCCGCACACCGTTTTCCATGCCGCGTTCGGCATGTTTAGCGCTCCGGTGAACTATTCCATCTATAACCACGCCGTCGATATCGCACCTTTTGCGCCTGCGTTTGCGCCGGCTGCGCCTTCGAATGTGCCTATCTGTTCCGCGGGTGGAGTCACCAGCGCTTGCGTTCCGAACACCGGCCAATCGATCACCGGCTACATGAACTTCCACAACCCATGGGCCACCCCATCGTTCGGAAGCAATGGCGTCCAGCCGTTTCCGCCGTTCGCCTCCATCGGCTTCGTGCCACCTATTGACTCGCCGGTTCCCGGACCAGTCTATCTACAGGCTTCCTTTGCCCGGAACTTCAAGGCGAGCATGACCCAGTCCTGGAATGCCTCGGTAGAGCAGCAGCTGAGCGGTGCAATGAGCATGCGCATCGCCTACGTGGGCAGCGAATCCTATCATCAGGACTACGTGGTCGATAGGAACTTCGCTGGCTACAGCTACTGCACCTCTTACACATCGCCTGGATGCCCCAGCCCGGCGCTGGCCCCCAAACCTGTTGCTCCGTATTCTAATTTTACTGGCATCCTCGAATACGACAGTGGCGCGACAGCCAACTATCATTCTCTGCAAATCTCTTTCGACCGACGCATGTCCCATGGCCTTCAGGCGCAGTCCAGCTTCACCTGGCAGAAGACGATCGACGTGGCCAGTGGCGCAAACCTCGCCGTCGTCCAAGCCGGTATAGATAATCCCGCGAATTTAAATTGGAGCCGCGGCATCTCCAGTGCCAGCATTCCCTTCAGTTGGGTCACCAACTTCATTTACCGCAGTCCGGATCTGCAGGGACACAATCTAGTCATGCGAGAGGCGCTCGGATCCTGGGAACTCAGCCCGATCGCTACCTGGCAGTCAGGCACACCGTTCAGCATCGGCTCCGGCAGCAGCCAGGCCGCCTATGGCGAGCCAGGGTACGGTGGCGGATGTTTGCAATTTTGCAGCGGCGACCGCGCCGACCGCGTCCCAGGAGTGCCGCTGCAGGTTCGCCAGGGCGGCCGTGCGAAATATCTCAAGCAATACTTCAATCCGGCTGCGTTCACCACTCGCCACGACGGCACCTTCGGTGATAGTGCTCGCAATCTCATGTACAGTCCTCCGGGCTTCAACGTCGACGCATCGCTCATGAAGAACTGGGCCATCGGAGAACGGTATAGGCTGCAGTTGCGCTTCGAGCTGTTCAATGCCTTCAACCATCCAATCATGGGCGGTCCGGATACGACTCCGACGGACTCTACCTTCGGCCAAGTCAACAACGGTCAGGGCTCTGTAACAAACGTATCGCGCGTTGGCCAAGTCGCTCTCAAATTCACCTTCTAA
- a CDS encoding tetratricopeptide repeat protein codes for MKETVEGEAEWRKALAIDPQSAVALDSLSRNMVDQKNYASVIALLDKPGMEPNRTAMQSLNLGMAYAGRVQLDKAAAVLREGLNNNEDSLPIANELAVVLMLLGRDEEAYSVFDLALAKHPADQPTQVLYLHTLVNSKSNRAFDYSRRLLSAYPDQWEVLYLAGVMESRKGEFEQARAHLEHSILLNPKYYPSQEMLGVVLAGLGDLQAAKQHLDRAVALGDDQPEIEYELAQLSKRLGDTANAHEKIRIYQNLKKTRSDAVQAAGKSEMGDQAISEGNPSRAASLYQEALEITPNEAILYYKLSEAQDKMKDFAGEKISLERAIQLNPNLAEAQNQMGYLADRAGEFTRAESYFRTAIRVSPSYVIAWINLAATLASEEKWQDARQVLSHVTEIDPDNVQAHQLGQALKDAPPDR; via the coding sequence ATGAAAGAAACAGTCGAAGGCGAGGCGGAGTGGCGCAAGGCCCTCGCAATTGATCCCCAATCGGCGGTGGCCCTAGATTCACTGTCCCGGAATATGGTTGATCAGAAGAACTATGCTTCCGTCATTGCATTGCTCGACAAGCCCGGTATGGAGCCAAACCGGACTGCAATGCAAAGCCTGAATCTCGGGATGGCCTATGCTGGCAGGGTCCAACTCGACAAGGCGGCGGCTGTGCTCCGCGAGGGGTTAAACAACAACGAGGACTCCTTGCCCATCGCCAATGAATTAGCGGTAGTGCTGATGTTACTTGGCCGCGATGAAGAGGCCTATTCCGTCTTTGACCTAGCATTAGCCAAACATCCTGCGGATCAACCCACCCAGGTTCTTTACCTACACACTCTCGTTAACAGCAAGTCAAATCGAGCATTCGATTACAGCCGGAGATTGCTTTCGGCTTACCCGGATCAGTGGGAGGTGCTTTATCTCGCAGGAGTGATGGAGTCTCGCAAGGGTGAATTCGAACAAGCACGCGCACATCTGGAACACTCCATACTCCTAAATCCGAAATACTATCCGTCGCAGGAGATGCTAGGCGTTGTTTTGGCTGGGCTAGGCGATCTGCAGGCCGCCAAGCAACATCTGGACCGAGCGGTCGCGCTTGGAGACGACCAACCGGAGATCGAGTACGAATTGGCACAGCTTTCGAAACGCCTGGGCGACACCGCAAACGCGCATGAGAAGATACGCATTTATCAGAACTTAAAAAAAACTCGATCGGATGCGGTACAAGCAGCAGGAAAATCAGAGATGGGTGATCAAGCCATTTCCGAGGGGAACCCATCTCGGGCCGCGTCACTTTATCAGGAAGCGCTCGAGATCACACCCAATGAGGCGATTCTCTATTACAAACTTTCTGAGGCGCAGGACAAAATGAAGGACTTTGCTGGCGAGAAAATTTCCCTTGAACGGGCGATTCAATTGAATCCAAATCTTGCCGAGGCTCAAAATCAGATGGGCTATCTGGCCGATCGAGCCGGCGAGTTCACGAGGGCCGAGAGCTACTTTCGCACCGCGATACGCGTCTCTCCGTCGTATGTGATCGCTTGGATTAATTTGGCCGCTACTTTAGCTAGCGAAGAAAAGTGGCAGGATGCTAGACAGGTCTTGAGCCACGTCACGGAGATCGATCCGGATAATGTTCAGGCGCATCAGTTGGGACAAGCACTGAAAGATGCCCCTCCCGACCGATGA
- a CDS encoding glycoside hydrolase family 125 protein — MKLTRRDLVAQLSSFVAGAGALSVLPGPLRAQADALGSRRPSVKDRKFCSDAVEAYIVSVCRRIRDPLVSRLFTNCFPNTLDTTVQPGTFEGKPDTVVLTGDIAAMWLRDSSAQVWPYLPLASNDKSLRELLEGVIRRQVRCLLIDPYANCFMADLSEPPLEGSRHDQTEMRQGVGERKYELDSLCYPIRLAHGFWKNTGDTGPFDSQWKLAMQSVLSTMRVQQRKDGPGPYHFQRAALNPTDSLVNGIGNPVKATGLIASAFRPSDDACIFPYLVPANLFAVTSLRQLSTMADRILHDAKLANQADEMAEEVEAALRQYAITSTPAGDIWAYEIDGYGSRVLMDDANAPSLLSLPYLDSSPDAALYERTRRFVWSKQNPWFFEGTAGAGIGGPHVGRDSIWPISQIMYALTSHSDPEIASMIQMLKTSAASTGFIHESYNRNDPANFTRAWFAWANTLFGELIARTAEHRPDLLT; from the coding sequence ATGAAGCTAACCAGACGGGATCTCGTAGCGCAACTAAGTTCTTTCGTCGCCGGAGCGGGCGCGTTGTCCGTTCTTCCAGGTCCACTCCGTGCGCAGGCTGATGCGCTGGGCTCGAGGCGTCCGTCGGTCAAGGATCGCAAGTTTTGCAGCGATGCTGTCGAGGCGTACATCGTCTCAGTCTGTCGCAGAATTCGCGATCCACTAGTGTCACGTCTTTTCACGAACTGCTTTCCCAACACACTCGATACTACCGTCCAACCAGGCACGTTTGAAGGCAAACCCGACACCGTTGTCCTTACCGGTGACATCGCCGCAATGTGGCTCCGTGATTCATCCGCCCAAGTGTGGCCTTATCTACCGTTGGCCTCGAACGACAAATCTCTACGTGAACTGCTTGAAGGGGTGATCCGCCGCCAAGTTCGCTGCCTGCTTATCGATCCCTATGCGAATTGCTTTATGGCTGACCTGAGCGAGCCGCCGCTTGAGGGAAGCCGCCACGACCAGACCGAGATGAGGCAAGGGGTGGGCGAACGCAAATACGAGCTGGATTCGCTGTGTTACCCAATCCGCCTTGCGCATGGCTTTTGGAAAAATACGGGCGACACTGGACCTTTCGACTCGCAGTGGAAACTCGCGATGCAGAGCGTGCTCTCGACCATGCGAGTGCAGCAGAGGAAGGACGGCCCGGGGCCCTATCATTTTCAGCGTGCGGCGCTCAATCCAACCGACTCGCTGGTGAATGGGATCGGCAATCCCGTCAAGGCAACGGGCCTCATTGCGTCGGCCTTCCGTCCGTCGGACGACGCGTGCATCTTTCCCTATTTAGTGCCCGCTAATCTCTTCGCAGTTACTTCGTTGCGGCAACTCTCAACGATGGCGGACCGCATCCTTCACGATGCCAAGCTGGCGAACCAGGCAGACGAAATGGCCGAGGAGGTGGAAGCTGCGCTGCGGCAATATGCAATTACCTCGACGCCCGCGGGAGACATCTGGGCGTATGAGATCGATGGATACGGCTCGCGCGTCCTTATGGACGATGCGAACGCTCCGAGCCTGCTCAGTCTACCCTATCTCGATAGCTCGCCCGATGCGGCCCTGTACGAGCGAACCAGAAGATTTGTGTGGAGCAAGCAGAACCCCTGGTTCTTCGAGGGAACAGCCGGAGCGGGAATTGGCGGCCCGCACGTAGGCCGGGACAGCATCTGGCCCATATCTCAGATCATGTACGCCCTCACCAGCCACTCCGATCCTGAGATCGCTAGCATGATTCAGATGTTGAAAACATCTGCAGCGTCTACCGGGTTCATCCATGAATCCTATAATCGCAATGATCCCGCCAACTTTACCAGAGCCTGGTTCGCCTGGGCCAATACACTGTTCGGCGAACTCATCGCTCGAACCGCAGAACACCGGCCTGACCTGTTGACTTGA
- a CDS encoding ROK family protein yields MAETYSIGVDLGGTNLRVAAYEGGREFLETIVLPTRLNLGRDQVVRDMCDAVRALGARDFGHRRLAGIAVGSPGPLELPAGILRNLPNFPGWDGFNLKSAIATGLGCDIVLENDANLAAFAEQRLGAGTKYGVSDLCVITLGTGVGNGLVLNGKIWDGANGMAGEAGHMVVQAEERSRCGCGGYGCLEQYASATAVIRMARESLGDAVSTAHEVAMLARSGSELARNIFDTAGRALAIALTGLINTLNLPLYLLGGGVCEAWDLLSCPMFRELERRSYVYRLTKPEVLEPIHLLEGKTYVLKAELGALAGLLGACVAGLEARLPPATLGKEILGHQ; encoded by the coding sequence ATGGCCGAGACATACTCCATCGGAGTCGATCTGGGTGGAACGAACCTCCGTGTGGCTGCATACGAGGGGGGCCGCGAGTTTCTCGAGACGATCGTTTTGCCGACTCGGCTTAATTTGGGCCGCGATCAGGTTGTCCGTGATATGTGCGACGCGGTGAGAGCCTTGGGGGCGCGTGATTTTGGGCATCGGAGACTTGCGGGAATTGCAGTAGGGTCGCCTGGACCGTTGGAACTGCCCGCAGGCATTCTGCGCAACCTACCCAATTTCCCGGGATGGGACGGCTTCAACTTGAAATCGGCGATAGCGACAGGACTGGGCTGCGACATTGTGCTAGAAAACGACGCTAACTTAGCGGCATTCGCAGAACAGCGGCTCGGGGCTGGAACAAAATATGGCGTATCCGATCTCTGTGTGATCACGCTCGGGACGGGAGTTGGAAACGGTTTGGTGCTGAACGGGAAGATATGGGATGGGGCGAACGGGATGGCAGGGGAGGCTGGACATATGGTCGTCCAGGCTGAGGAGAGGTCCCGATGCGGTTGCGGGGGATACGGATGCCTTGAACAATATGCGTCGGCCACCGCAGTAATTCGGATGGCGCGTGAGAGTCTTGGCGATGCCGTCTCAACCGCACATGAGGTTGCGATGTTGGCTCGATCGGGTAGTGAACTGGCGCGCAACATCTTCGATACTGCTGGACGGGCATTGGCAATTGCCTTAACCGGCCTCATCAACACATTGAATCTGCCCCTGTATCTGCTCGGGGGAGGCGTATGCGAGGCTTGGGATTTGCTTTCGTGTCCAATGTTCCGAGAACTTGAACGTAGAAGCTACGTCTATCGGCTGACAAAACCGGAGGTGCTCGAACCGATACACCTTCTAGAAGGAAAGACCTATGTTTTAAAAGCCGAACTTGGGGCTTTGGCGGGACTCCTCGGGGCGTGCGTTGCCGGACTTGAAGCTCGCTTGCCGCCCGCCACATTAGGAAAGGAAATCCTTGGTCATCAATAA
- a CDS encoding sugar porter family MFS transporter: MVINKYVLRSTFVGALGGLLFGFDTAVIAGTTLGVTKVYSLHNIHILLPLVQWSFSLSELGITVSIALVGTVVGALLAGALGQRFGSREMLRLTAVLYVLSSIGCAFAPTWTFLLAARLIGGLGIGGSSVLGPVYIAELAPPRLRGRLVGTFQINIVVGILLAYLSNYLISLLNLGTREWRFELGIAAVPALIFFALLFSIPRSARWLTTQDRLDEALEVLNLMGTPNSEAELADIRESLHFERDQKQASLFERVKGPLRYGKPIFLAIAIGAFNQLSGINAILYYLGDIFSAAGFSRVSGNMQSVAIGGMNLAATLLGMALIDRFGRKTLLLIGSIGTAISLACVADIFATNRHRELLVWALVVYIAFFAVSQGTVVWVYLSEIFPTRVRGKGQSLGSSTHWIMNAMISLLFPLIAARSGAYPFAFFAAMMVLQFVVVLLFFPETKRVSLEQLQRMLQIQ, encoded by the coding sequence TTGGTCATCAATAAGTATGTCCTTCGCAGCACGTTCGTTGGAGCATTAGGTGGACTCCTTTTCGGTTTTGATACAGCCGTAATCGCCGGCACTACTTTGGGAGTCACTAAGGTTTACAGCCTGCACAACATCCACATTCTGCTTCCTCTTGTGCAATGGTCTTTCAGTCTGTCGGAGCTTGGGATCACTGTCTCCATCGCCCTCGTGGGCACAGTGGTAGGAGCGCTGCTGGCCGGCGCTCTCGGCCAGCGCTTCGGCTCGCGCGAGATGCTTCGCCTGACCGCTGTTCTTTATGTCCTCTCGTCCATCGGGTGCGCCTTCGCCCCCACCTGGACCTTCCTGCTTGCGGCACGCCTTATCGGAGGCCTTGGGATCGGGGGATCGTCTGTCCTGGGCCCGGTGTACATCGCAGAGCTTGCTCCACCTCGCCTGCGTGGCCGTCTGGTGGGCACGTTCCAGATCAACATCGTGGTCGGCATATTGCTCGCCTATCTTTCCAACTATCTGATCAGTCTCCTGAATCTGGGCACACGCGAATGGCGCTTCGAGCTTGGCATCGCAGCTGTCCCAGCGCTCATCTTCTTTGCGTTGCTCTTTAGCATCCCGCGCAGCGCTCGCTGGCTTACGACGCAGGATCGTCTCGACGAAGCTCTTGAGGTGCTCAATCTGATGGGCACACCGAACTCCGAGGCCGAGCTAGCCGACATCCGCGAGTCGCTCCACTTTGAGCGAGACCAGAAGCAGGCCTCCTTGTTCGAGCGTGTGAAAGGCCCTCTGCGCTACGGCAAACCCATCTTTCTCGCGATAGCGATCGGAGCCTTCAATCAACTCAGCGGCATTAACGCGATCCTCTATTACTTGGGCGACATCTTCAGCGCAGCCGGGTTCAGCCGCGTGTCCGGCAATATGCAATCAGTCGCCATTGGCGGAATGAACCTAGCGGCAACGTTGCTCGGAATGGCCCTCATCGACCGGTTCGGCCGCAAGACACTTCTTCTCATCGGCTCCATCGGAACCGCCATCTCCCTGGCATGTGTAGCCGATATCTTCGCCACAAACCGGCACAGAGAGCTGCTCGTGTGGGCCCTGGTCGTGTACATCGCGTTCTTCGCCGTCTCCCAGGGCACGGTCGTCTGGGTCTACCTCAGCGAGATCTTTCCAACGCGGGTCCGCGGCAAGGGACAAAGCCTAGGTTCCAGCACGCACTGGATCATGAATGCCATGATCTCGCTCCTCTTCCCACTGATTGCGGCTCGTTCTGGCGCATACCCTTTTGCTTTCTTCGCCGCGATGATGGTTCTGCAGTTCGTCGTGGTCCTGCTCTTTTTTCCGGAGACTAAGCGAGTTTCTCTGGAACAGTTGCAGCGCATGTTGCAGATCCAGTGA